Proteins from a genomic interval of Papaver somniferum cultivar HN1 chromosome 4, ASM357369v1, whole genome shotgun sequence:
- the LOC113272993 gene encoding protein bfr2-like, whose product MADFPGQHPSNSDDNHPIVPPETLEYSQAKSLLPSLSVIELQKLRDEAQSEIDRRVQELLRQTEEEAARIRKERRIEALYTAWLPKFLEWKSRKDEEKAERHAKSPRYGSATESDSEASDGFEYGVEEVNTGDLDSDAAEDKRKMDSYHDGRLKSRFEYELANPKIFARTMSEGDPSKVRVSGRIAMVDDEETESDEDGEDEDSDDGEHYEDEGWDTDKDDWW is encoded by the coding sequence ATGGCAGATTTTCCTGGCCAACATCCATCAAACTCTGATGATAATCATCCCATTGTTCCACCAGAAACGCTTGAATATTCCCAAGCCAAATCACTTCTCCCTTCTTTGAGTGTGATTGAGTTGCAGAAATTGAGAGATGAAGCACAATCAGAGATTGATCGTCGTGTTCAAGAGCTATTACGTCAAACAGAAGAAGAAGCTGCTCGTATCCGAAAAGAGCGAAGAATCGAGGCTCTCTACACTGCATGGCTACCCAAATTCTTAGAATGGAAAAGTAGAAAAGATGAGGAAAAGGCAGAGAGGCATGCCAAATCCCCAAGATATGGAAGTGCGACAGAGAGTGATTCTGAGGCTTCTGATGGATTTGAATATGGTGTGGAGGAAGTGAACACCGGTGACCTTGATTCTGATGCTGCAGAGGATAAACGCAAGATGGATTCTTATCATGATGGGAGATTGAAGAGCCGATTCGAGTATGAACTTGCCAATCCAAAAATCTTTGCACGCACCATGAGTGAAGGTGATCCAAGCAAGGTAAGGGTAAGCGGACGAATTGCCATGGTAGATGATGAGGAAACTGAGAGTGACgaggatggagaagatgaagacagTGATGATGGTGAACATTATGAAGATGAAGGATGGGATACTGACAAAGATGATTGGTGGTAA